From Weissella diestrammenae, a single genomic window includes:
- a CDS encoding Sapep family Mn(2+)-dependent dipeptidase yields the protein MGFSPDGAFPVINGEKGFVTLRLRFASESAGTYRLKRFIAGDRANVVPGEARARVDVPDQDAFIHAYANYLKRYPFLRGKANKINQSSRVALTLFGQQAHGAYPEDGQNAGTYLANFLARFEFAGHAAQFLNFIGHQVHDDPFAVKIGLSYEDQVMGRLTLNVGEMRYSDHGQGAIVLNIRYPLGVTVDKIKKQVQISFGKRIPMLLTEESVSMLPHFVSETDELVGTLSLVYASQTGFYRRPQTSNGGSYARLLRRGVAFGGQFPDVPVSSHQANENTPVANLTKAMAIFAESLILLGNPKQNNQ from the coding sequence ATGGGCTTTTCGCCTGATGGCGCTTTTCCAGTGATTAATGGTGAGAAAGGGTTTGTAACTTTGCGTTTGAGATTTGCTAGTGAGTCTGCGGGTACTTATCGCTTGAAACGATTTATTGCCGGCGATCGCGCCAATGTTGTTCCTGGTGAAGCTCGTGCTCGAGTAGATGTACCAGATCAAGATGCTTTCATACACGCCTATGCAAATTATTTGAAACGTTATCCTTTTTTACGCGGAAAAGCGAATAAAATTAACCAGTCATCACGTGTCGCATTAACACTTTTCGGGCAACAAGCGCATGGTGCATATCCAGAAGATGGACAAAATGCCGGTACGTATTTAGCTAATTTTTTAGCTCGTTTTGAATTTGCAGGGCATGCGGCACAATTTTTAAATTTTATTGGTCATCAAGTGCATGATGATCCGTTTGCGGTTAAGATTGGCTTGTCGTATGAAGATCAAGTCATGGGAAGGCTCACTTTAAATGTTGGTGAAATGCGTTATTCCGACCATGGACAAGGTGCAATCGTTTTAAATATTCGCTACCCATTAGGCGTAACAGTTGATAAAATAAAAAAGCAGGTACAAATAAGCTTTGGTAAGCGAATACCAATGCTGTTAACTGAAGAAAGTGTTAGTATGTTACCGCACTTTGTATCGGAAACAGATGAATTAGTGGGGACGCTATCATTAGTTTATGCGAGTCAGACGGGCTTTTATCGGCGGCCACAAACTTCAAATGGTGGATCCTACGCGCGTTTATTGCGCCGTGGTGTGGCCTTTGGTGGTCAGTTCCCAGATGTGCCAGTGTCGAGTCATCAGGCAAATGAGAACACGCCGGTTGC
- a CDS encoding M20/M25/M40 family metallo-hydrolase: MVTWFERTKPYEQALIDDLDQIIKIPSILDSKTISEQTPYGADMIRALSKMEAFARRDGFSYGRVNNQVTWIEYGPSQAEESIGILTHIDVVAAGDGWLRDAFKPEILNGLYFGRGAHDMKADLMSAYYALKYLKDNHIQVQRKIRLIIGTDEETGWRDLPQYFAAEGSRPWAFRLMALFQ; encoded by the coding sequence ATGGTGACATGGTTTGAACGAACGAAGCCTTATGAACAAGCATTGATTGATGATTTGGATCAAATTATCAAAATTCCGTCTATCTTAGATTCCAAAACTATCAGTGAACAAACGCCTTATGGCGCCGATATGATTCGAGCCTTAAGTAAAATGGAAGCTTTTGCTCGCCGTGATGGTTTTTCATATGGTCGTGTGAATAACCAAGTGACTTGGATTGAATATGGACCAAGTCAAGCTGAAGAGTCAATCGGGATATTAACGCATATTGATGTGGTTGCTGCCGGTGATGGTTGGTTACGTGATGCGTTTAAACCTGAAATTCTCAATGGGCTTTATTTTGGTCGTGGCGCACACGATATGAAGGCCGATTTAATGAGTGCATACTATGCTCTGAAGTATTTGAAAGATAATCATATTCAGGTGCAACGTAAAATCCGCTTAATTATTGGAACCGACGAAGAAACGGGTTGGCGTGATTTACCACAATATTTTGCCGCCGAGGGGAGCCGACCATGGGCTTTTCGCCTGATGGCGCTTTTCCAGTGA
- a CDS encoding APC family permease, giving the protein MEQKVTLKQDLGLISGLALVVGTVIGSGVFFKQASVLQTTGNQTLGLLAWTLGGVITLAAGLTVAEIGSRIPDAGSGGFYSYIEKIYGHFWGFMTGWSQVIVYAPAVIASIGGYAAHLTANFLGIDMVWARYIGIFYIIFIAGLNLLENRIAAVFAVTTTIIKMIPIVGLMIYGIFFGHANALGQTMTQVTSTTSGSFGMAILATLFAYDGWVLVANIRGEMRRPKRDLPLSIILGVTLVLVAYVGVTFGVYRTLPSATIISLKDNAVFAIIQSAFGTFGGRLLSVIIIISMLGTMNGKMVAFPRMAYMMAQNGLFPKYLARLNRRTFVPSNATLSLSGLTILLTLFTNSADRISDMAMFTIWLFYVAAFIGLFVLRYRQRDQERQIDFKVPLFPVTPLIGVFGGLFVVVSTIQSDFSGTIVSILMVAVGIPVYYYFTHHNQ; this is encoded by the coding sequence ATGGAACAAAAAGTGACTTTGAAACAAGATTTAGGTCTGATTTCTGGCTTAGCATTAGTTGTTGGAACGGTGATTGGATCAGGTGTGTTTTTTAAACAGGCCAGTGTTTTACAAACGACTGGGAATCAAACGCTTGGTCTTTTGGCTTGGACACTCGGTGGTGTCATCACTTTGGCTGCTGGATTGACAGTGGCAGAAATTGGGTCCCGAATTCCAGATGCTGGTTCAGGTGGTTTTTATAGTTATATTGAAAAAATTTATGGTCACTTTTGGGGCTTCATGACCGGCTGGTCGCAGGTGATTGTTTATGCGCCGGCGGTTATTGCATCAATTGGGGGCTATGCAGCTCATTTGACAGCTAATTTTCTTGGTATTGATATGGTTTGGGCGCGTTACATTGGTATTTTTTATATTATATTCATCGCTGGATTAAATCTTTTGGAAAATAGGATTGCGGCGGTGTTCGCTGTTACAACGACTATCATTAAAATGATTCCTATTGTTGGGTTAATGATTTATGGTATCTTTTTTGGTCATGCGAATGCGTTGGGACAGACTATGACGCAAGTGACATCAACGACCAGCGGTAGTTTTGGGATGGCAATTTTAGCGACCTTATTTGCCTATGATGGTTGGGTGTTGGTCGCAAATATTCGTGGGGAAATGCGTCGACCTAAGCGCGATTTACCATTGTCGATTATTCTTGGTGTGACGTTGGTCTTGGTTGCGTATGTCGGTGTGACTTTTGGTGTTTATCGGACGTTACCCAGCGCAACCATTATCAGTTTAAAGGATAATGCGGTGTTTGCCATTATCCAATCCGCATTTGGCACATTTGGTGGTCGCTTACTTTCAGTTATTATTATTATTTCAATGTTAGGGACGATGAATGGAAAGATGGTGGCCTTTCCACGTATGGCGTATATGATGGCGCAAAATGGTTTGTTTCCAAAATATTTAGCACGTCTTAATCGTCGGACGTTTGTCCCTTCAAACGCCACCTTGTCATTAAGTGGCTTAACAATTTTACTCACATTGTTTACAAATTCAGCTGACCGTATTTCTGACATGGCGATGTTTACGATTTGGTTGTTTTATGTCGCTGCATTTATTGGCTTATTCGTTTTACGGTATCGTCAGCGAGATCAGGAGCGCCAAATTGATTTTAAAGTGCCTCTTTTCCCAGTGACACCCTTGATTGGTGTTTTTGGTGGCTTATTCGTTGTGGTATCAACGATTCAAAGTGATTTTTCGGGAACAATCGTTTCAATCCTGATGGTTGCGGTTGGGATCCCTGTTTATTATTACTTTACGCATCACAATCAATAG
- the gndA gene encoding NADP-dependent phosphogluconate dehydrogenase, translating into MANANFGVAGLAVMGRNLALNVESRGYTVAVYNRSRERTDDLVQSHPDKQFVPSYTIEDFVQSIERPRRILLMVKAGAGTDAVIEELLPFLDQDDILIDGGNTFYEDTIRRSNYLAESGINFIGMGVSGGELGALQGPSMMPGGQKAAYDLVDPVLKEIAARAPEDGKPTVAYIGPDGAGHYVKMVHNGIEYGDMQLISEAYDLLKRVLGLTPETLAATFKQWNAGELDSYLIEITADILTRRDDLGSDAPIVDMILDRAGNKGTGKWSSQSALEVGAPQSLITESVYARYISAMKDDRLAAAEALHGPDYKFDGDLEATIEDIRQALYFGKIMSYAQGFDQLRMASDHFDWNLPFGELAQLWRAGAIIRARFLQRITDAYQAEPELHNLLLDDYFKTVAEKYQAAARRVVALAVQAGIPAPSLAAAVAYFDSYRSAVLPANLIQAQRDYFGAHTYERTDKPAGEMYHYSWYDEA; encoded by the coding sequence ATGGCAAATGCAAATTTTGGTGTCGCTGGGTTAGCTGTTATGGGGCGTAATCTTGCATTAAATGTTGAATCACGTGGGTATACGGTTGCAGTGTATAATCGTTCGCGTGAACGGACAGATGATTTGGTGCAATCGCATCCTGACAAACAATTTGTACCAAGTTATACAATTGAAGATTTCGTTCAATCAATTGAGCGACCACGGCGTATTTTATTGATGGTCAAGGCTGGTGCCGGGACGGATGCAGTGATTGAAGAATTGTTGCCATTCCTTGACCAAGACGATATTTTGATTGATGGTGGAAACACTTTTTATGAGGACACGATTCGTCGCTCGAATTATTTAGCTGAATCAGGAATTAACTTTATTGGCATGGGTGTTTCTGGGGGTGAACTTGGCGCACTTCAAGGACCATCTATGATGCCTGGTGGGCAAAAGGCAGCTTATGATTTAGTTGATCCAGTCTTAAAGGAAATTGCCGCGCGTGCACCAGAAGATGGAAAGCCAACGGTGGCTTATATTGGTCCAGATGGTGCTGGTCACTACGTTAAAATGGTACACAATGGGATTGAATATGGCGATATGCAATTGATTTCAGAAGCCTATGATTTGTTGAAACGGGTCTTAGGTTTGACCCCTGAAACGTTGGCAGCCACATTCAAGCAATGGAATGCTGGTGAGTTGGATTCATATTTGATTGAAATCACGGCTGATATTCTAACTCGTCGGGATGATTTGGGCAGCGATGCGCCAATTGTCGATATGATTTTGGACCGTGCGGGTAATAAAGGGACTGGTAAGTGGTCATCACAATCAGCCTTAGAAGTTGGGGCCCCCCAGTCATTAATCACTGAATCAGTATATGCGCGCTATATTTCGGCGATGAAAGATGACCGACTTGCAGCGGCAGAAGCTTTACATGGACCAGATTACAAATTTGATGGTGATTTAGAAGCAACGATTGAAGATATTCGTCAAGCACTGTATTTTGGTAAAATCATGTCATATGCACAAGGATTTGATCAGTTACGCATGGCATCAGATCACTTTGATTGGAACTTGCCATTTGGTGAATTGGCACAACTTTGGCGGGCGGGTGCCATTATTCGGGCACGCTTCTTGCAACGCATTACAGATGCTTATCAAGCTGAACCAGAATTGCATAACTTGCTATTAGACGATTACTTTAAGACTGTCGCTGAAAAGTATCAAGCTGCTGCACGACGGGTGGTAGCATTGGCAGTACAAGCTGGTATCCCAGCGCCATCATTGGCAGCTGCGGTCGCTTACTTTGACTCATATCGTTCGGCAGTCTTGCCAGCGAATTTGATACAAGCTCAGCGTGATTATTTTGGCGCTCACACTTATGAGCGGACGGATAAGCCAGCTGGGGAAATGTATCATTATTCTTGGTACGATGAAGCTTAA